The Candidatus Manganitrophus noduliformans genome window below encodes:
- a CDS encoding FAD:protein FMN transferase, translated as MGSPVEITAYGEKEICSNGIEAAFLEIGRIERLLSVYQPDSVLSRVNRFSKKGFISVPREVLDLLSESIRYAKESQGAFDITAGPLVRLWGFGPGKERGEPPSREEIAAACRSVGSEHVRIHFDSGELELLQEGMELNLGGIGKGYAIDRAAHVLKAFGVTRALISSGSTLFALGSPPGQRGWPVLIRHPRLEKEEIGTLFLCHQALSTSGDYEKFFVFQGRRFSHLIDPRTGAPAAWMASVSVVAPGAMEADALSTAGFILGEREGSALLKRFSGAEGLFVAESSEGNVSFHATTEWRRVEASYSPSRRRFLTLLSGFFIGLMVPLPARATVVYAKEEEALRRMMPEADRFDADEIDLSPDQLSKAQNLTGKGFRDKKFLFKIGRKGKETVGYAVRLEAIGKERPITFLIGINSDGTVKGAEVLIYRESEGSEIRHPRFMAQFLRKTVEDPLRPGQDIQVISGATLSSRAAAYVVRKALSIFEAVYKKG; from the coding sequence ATGGGATCTCCCGTCGAGATCACGGCGTATGGAGAGAAGGAGATCTGCTCGAACGGGATCGAAGCGGCCTTTCTGGAAATCGGTCGGATCGAGCGGCTGTTGAGTGTTTATCAACCGGACAGCGTCCTCTCCCGAGTTAATCGCTTCTCCAAAAAAGGTTTCATTTCGGTTCCGAGGGAGGTCTTGGATCTCCTCTCCGAGTCGATCCGTTACGCCAAGGAAAGCCAGGGGGCCTTCGACATCACCGCAGGCCCCCTGGTTCGTCTCTGGGGGTTTGGTCCGGGAAAAGAAAGGGGAGAGCCCCCTTCGAGAGAAGAGATCGCCGCGGCCTGCCGTTCGGTCGGCTCCGAGCATGTTCGGATCCATTTCGATTCCGGCGAGCTTGAACTTTTGCAGGAGGGAATGGAACTCAATCTCGGGGGGATCGGGAAAGGGTATGCCATCGATCGGGCGGCGCATGTTTTAAAAGCGTTCGGGGTCACCCGAGCGTTGATCAGTTCCGGAAGCACCCTCTTCGCGCTGGGGTCGCCGCCGGGCCAACGCGGGTGGCCGGTTTTGATTCGGCATCCGCGGCTGGAGAAAGAAGAGATCGGCACCCTTTTTTTATGTCATCAGGCCCTGTCCACCTCCGGAGATTATGAGAAATTTTTTGTTTTTCAAGGGAGGCGCTTCAGCCATCTGATCGATCCGCGGACGGGCGCTCCGGCCGCGTGGATGGCCTCCGTCAGCGTGGTCGCCCCCGGTGCGATGGAAGCGGATGCCCTCTCCACCGCCGGGTTTATCCTGGGAGAACGGGAGGGGAGCGCGCTTCTTAAAAGATTTTCAGGTGCCGAGGGGCTTTTTGTCGCCGAGAGTTCCGAAGGGAACGTCTCCTTTCATGCCACCACGGAGTGGCGTCGGGTCGAGGCCTCCTATTCACCAAGCCGTCGAAGGTTTCTGACGCTTCTCTCCGGATTCTTCATCGGCCTCATGGTTCCTCTCCCGGCGCGGGCGACCGTCGTCTACGCGAAGGAAGAGGAGGCGCTCCGGAGGATGATGCCGGAGGCCGATCGTTTCGACGCGGACGAGATCGATCTCTCCCCCGACCAGCTCTCCAAGGCGCAAAATCTGACCGGAAAGGGGTTCAGGGATAAAAAATTTCTCTTCAAAATCGGTCGGAAGGGAAAAGAGACGGTCGGGTATGCCGTTCGTCTTGAAGCGATCGGAAAGGAGCGGCCGATCACCTTTCTGATCGGGATCAATTCGGACGGGACGGTCAAAGGGGCCGAAGTCCTGATCTATCGTGAATCCGAAGGCTCCGAGATCCGTCACCCGCGGTTTATGGCGCAGTTTCTCAGAAAAACGGTGGAGGATCCTTTACGCCCCGGGCAAGACATTCAGGTGATCAGCGGCGCGACCCTTTCCTCCCGCGCCGCCGCCTACGTCGTCCGGAAAGCGTTATCGATCTTTGAGGCGGTTTATAAAAAAGGATAG
- a CDS encoding Fe(3+) ABC transporter substrate-binding protein: MTSPLRAAEEVIVYSARNEQLIKPLFDAYTKETGTRIKFITDKEGPLLERLKAEGEHTPADLLITVDAGNLWRAAEEGLLKPIHSKVLQENIPAHLRDPENRWFGLSVRARTIVYNTQKVKPSDLSTYEDLADSKWKGRLCLRTSKKVYNQSLVAMMISEHGEPKTEQIIKSWVGNLATDVFSDDTQVMKAIAAGQCDVGIVNTYYYGRLLVKEPTLPLALFWPNQNGSGVHVNISGAGITKHAKHEQAALKLLEWLSSQKAQNLFSDTDMEYPANPKIAPDKWVASWGSFKQNLINVSKAGELQDEAVKLMDRAGYK; this comes from the coding sequence ATGACGTCTCCTCTCCGTGCGGCAGAGGAGGTGATCGTTTATTCTGCCCGGAATGAGCAGCTCATCAAGCCGCTTTTTGATGCTTACACGAAAGAGACCGGGACGCGCATCAAGTTTATCACCGACAAGGAAGGCCCTCTGCTGGAGCGGTTGAAAGCGGAAGGGGAGCATACACCCGCCGATCTCCTCATCACCGTCGACGCCGGCAATCTCTGGAGGGCGGCCGAGGAGGGATTGCTGAAGCCGATCCATTCGAAAGTCCTCCAGGAGAATATCCCGGCGCACCTGCGCGATCCCGAGAACCGCTGGTTCGGCTTGTCGGTGCGCGCGCGGACGATCGTTTACAACACCCAAAAAGTCAAGCCGTCGGACCTCTCGACCTATGAAGACCTCGCCGATTCCAAATGGAAGGGACGGCTCTGCCTTCGAACCTCGAAAAAGGTTTATAACCAATCGTTGGTGGCGATGATGATCTCGGAACATGGAGAGCCCAAGACGGAGCAGATCATCAAATCTTGGGTCGGCAATCTTGCCACCGATGTTTTTTCCGACGATACCCAAGTGATGAAGGCGATCGCGGCCGGACAATGCGATGTCGGAATCGTAAACACCTACTACTACGGACGCCTTCTCGTGAAAGAGCCGACCCTTCCTCTGGCCCTCTTTTGGCCCAATCAAAACGGCAGCGGTGTCCATGTGAACATCTCAGGGGCGGGGATCACAAAGCATGCGAAACATGAACAAGCGGCTTTGAAACTCCTCGAGTGGCTCTCTTCGCAGAAGGCGCAGAATCTTTTCTCAGACACCGATATGGAATACCCGGCCAACCCGAAAATCGCGCCGGACAAATGGGTGGCGTCGTGGGGATCGTTCAAGCAAAACCTGATCAATGTTTCCAAAGCGGGCGAGCTGCAGGATGAGGCGGTGAAGTTGATGGATCGCGCCGGATATAAATAA
- the leuS gene encoding leucine--tRNA ligase produces the protein MEKTYQPKEIEARWQAYWRDHQTFKVVEDPIGPKFYCLEMFPYPSGRIHMGHVRVYAIGDVIARFKRMRGYQVLHPMGWDAFGLPAENAAIQKKVHPAVWTAQNIGYMRSQLQKMGLSYDWDREVTTCRPEYYRWNQWFFLKMYERGLAYRKMASVNWCPSCATVLANEQVIEGHCWRCDSVVIQKNLEQWFFRITAYAEELLSESDRLTGWPQRVLVMQKNWIGKSRGVEIAFPVADRSEKLSIFTTRPDTLFGVTFMSIAAEHPLLPALIAGRPEEAAVRAFIEKVKGQDKTVRTALNQEKEGVFTGAHAVHPLTGERIPIWVANFVLMDYGTGIVMAVPAHDQRDFEFARKYHLPIRIVIQNPSGTLAEPLTAAYTEEAGTLVNSGPFSGLPPLEAQSAIARSVEEKGLGREKIHYRLRDWGVSRQRYWGTPIPMLYCERCGVVPVPESDLPVALPEDVPFTGKGGSPLSESPSFLNTICPKCGGPARRETDTMDTFVDSSWYFLRYTSPHETSGPIHPKGAAHWMPVDQYIGGIEHAVLHLLYARFFTKVIRDLGLIKVGEPFAHLLTQGMVIKDGAKMSKSKGNIVDPDQLIETFGADTSRLFSLFAAPPEKDLEWSDEGVQGAFRFLQRVWRMVQEFAASGRALREQIDLSEASPRVKQIRRMTHRTIKRVTEDIEKGFQFNTAIAALMEFYNALSRDPSAAPPSQEEEQKHRAAYTEALDHLVLLLSPFAPHLSESLWEVLGHSPSILDVSWPSYDPAWTEEEVVEVVVQVNGKVRSKFPAPANADEETLKERAVSDPKTQPWIEGRPIKKVIVVKGKLVNIVV, from the coding sequence ATGGAAAAAACCTATCAACCCAAAGAGATCGAAGCGCGATGGCAAGCCTACTGGCGCGATCATCAGACCTTTAAGGTGGTCGAAGACCCCATCGGCCCCAAGTTCTACTGCCTGGAGATGTTCCCCTATCCTTCGGGGAGAATCCACATGGGCCATGTTCGCGTCTATGCCATCGGGGATGTGATCGCCCGCTTCAAGAGAATGCGCGGTTATCAGGTCCTTCATCCGATGGGATGGGATGCCTTCGGTCTGCCGGCGGAAAACGCCGCCATCCAAAAGAAGGTCCATCCGGCCGTTTGGACCGCCCAAAACATCGGCTATATGCGGTCCCAGCTCCAAAAGATGGGGCTCTCTTACGATTGGGATCGGGAGGTGACGACCTGCCGGCCGGAATATTATCGCTGGAATCAATGGTTCTTCCTCAAGATGTACGAGCGCGGCCTTGCCTATCGGAAGATGGCTTCGGTGAACTGGTGCCCCTCCTGCGCCACGGTCCTGGCGAATGAGCAGGTGATCGAGGGACACTGCTGGCGCTGCGACAGCGTCGTGATCCAGAAAAATTTGGAGCAGTGGTTTTTTCGAATCACGGCCTATGCCGAAGAGCTTCTCTCGGAGTCCGACCGGTTGACCGGTTGGCCACAGCGCGTCCTGGTGATGCAGAAAAACTGGATCGGCAAAAGCCGGGGGGTGGAGATTGCCTTCCCTGTCGCGGATCGATCCGAAAAGCTCTCCATTTTTACAACCCGTCCCGACACCTTATTCGGCGTCACCTTCATGAGCATCGCGGCGGAGCATCCGCTCCTCCCGGCCCTCATCGCCGGCCGGCCGGAGGAGGCCGCCGTTCGCGCCTTTATCGAAAAGGTCAAAGGTCAGGATAAAACGGTCCGGACCGCCCTGAACCAGGAGAAAGAAGGGGTTTTCACCGGGGCGCATGCCGTCCATCCCCTCACGGGGGAGAGGATTCCGATCTGGGTCGCCAATTTTGTCTTGATGGATTATGGAACCGGGATCGTGATGGCCGTGCCGGCGCACGATCAACGCGATTTCGAATTTGCCCGGAAATATCACCTGCCGATTCGGATTGTCATTCAGAATCCGTCCGGGACCTTGGCGGAACCGCTGACGGCCGCTTACACCGAAGAGGCCGGCACGCTTGTGAATTCCGGACCGTTCAGCGGCCTCCCTCCCCTTGAGGCCCAAAGTGCGATCGCCCGATCCGTTGAAGAAAAAGGGCTGGGAAGGGAAAAGATCCATTATCGCCTGAGGGATTGGGGGGTCTCGCGGCAGCGCTATTGGGGAACGCCGATCCCGATGCTCTATTGCGAGCGCTGCGGCGTGGTGCCGGTTCCGGAGTCAGATCTCCCCGTCGCGCTTCCGGAGGATGTCCCTTTTACCGGAAAGGGAGGCTCCCCTTTGTCGGAGAGTCCTTCTTTTCTCAATACCATCTGTCCGAAATGCGGCGGGCCGGCGCGGCGGGAGACCGACACGATGGATACCTTCGTCGACTCCTCGTGGTATTTTCTGCGCTACACCTCTCCGCACGAGACCTCGGGACCGATCCATCCGAAAGGGGCCGCTCATTGGATGCCGGTCGATCAATACATCGGCGGGATCGAGCATGCCGTGTTGCATCTTCTTTATGCCCGCTTTTTCACCAAGGTCATTCGCGATCTCGGCCTGATCAAAGTCGGCGAGCCGTTCGCCCACCTCCTCACACAGGGGATGGTCATCAAAGACGGCGCCAAGATGTCCAAATCGAAGGGAAACATCGTCGATCCCGATCAGCTGATCGAGACCTTCGGCGCCGACACCTCCCGGCTTTTCTCTCTTTTTGCCGCCCCTCCCGAGAAAGATCTGGAGTGGAGCGATGAAGGGGTGCAGGGGGCCTTCCGTTTCCTGCAGCGGGTCTGGCGCATGGTCCAGGAGTTTGCCGCATCCGGCCGGGCCTTACGCGAGCAGATCGATCTCTCCGAAGCCTCCCCCCGCGTGAAACAGATCCGAAGAATGACCCACCGGACGATCAAACGGGTGACCGAAGATATCGAAAAGGGGTTCCAATTCAATACGGCGATCGCGGCGTTGATGGAGTTTTACAACGCCCTCTCGCGCGACCCGTCGGCGGCGCCCCCCTCTCAGGAAGAAGAACAAAAACATCGGGCAGCCTACACGGAAGCGCTCGATCATTTGGTCCTTCTCCTCTCGCCGTTCGCGCCGCATCTGTCCGAATCGCTCTGGGAGGTTCTGGGCCATTCCCCTTCGATTCTGGACGTCTCATGGCCTTCTTACGATCCGGCCTGGACCGAAGAAGAGGTCGTGGAGGTCGTCGTGCAGGTCAACGGCAAGGTCCGGAGCAAATTTCCGGCGCCCGCAAACGCCGATGAGGAAACACTCAAGGAGCGCGCCGTTTCCGATCCGAAGACACAGCCCTGGATCGAAGGACGCCCGATCAAGAAGGTCATCGTGGTGAAGGGAAAATTGGTCAACATCGTCGTATGA
- a CDS encoding M48 family metallopeptidase, with the protein MKFANVIKKQMILLVLLSILVACRSTPVTDREQLILVPESQEIQMGLTAYQQILSESKLSDDPEKVAMVRRIGERIAAAADKPDYEWEFNLIEDDSQVNAFALPGGKVAVYTGILPITQNEAGLATVMAHEVAHATARHGGERMSTGLLAQLGMMALDVGLAMKNQDPQMKQALLAAYGAAAQVGVILPFSRKQESEADRIGLTYMAKAGYDPEEALQFWERMSKIEKEKAPEFLSTHPSDETRVEQIAEWIPEVKEEYRENQTGMGGR; encoded by the coding sequence ATGAAATTTGCGAATGTAATTAAAAAACAGATGATCCTTCTGGTGCTCCTCTCGATCCTGGTTGCCTGCCGGAGCACTCCCGTCACCGACCGGGAACAGTTGATCCTGGTCCCGGAATCTCAAGAAATCCAGATGGGGCTCACCGCGTATCAGCAAATCTTGTCCGAGTCAAAACTTTCGGACGATCCTGAAAAAGTGGCCATGGTCCGGCGGATCGGCGAGCGGATCGCCGCGGCGGCGGATAAGCCCGATTATGAGTGGGAGTTTAATCTGATCGAAGATGACAGCCAGGTCAACGCATTCGCCTTGCCGGGAGGGAAGGTCGCCGTCTATACTGGAATCCTCCCGATCACGCAGAACGAGGCCGGGCTGGCGACGGTGATGGCGCACGAGGTGGCCCATGCGACGGCGCGGCACGGGGGCGAGCGGATGTCGACCGGGCTTCTGGCGCAGCTCGGAATGATGGCGCTCGATGTCGGATTGGCCATGAAGAATCAAGACCCGCAGATGAAGCAGGCGCTCCTTGCCGCTTACGGCGCCGCGGCTCAGGTGGGGGTGATCCTGCCGTTTAGTCGAAAGCAGGAATCGGAAGCGGATCGGATCGGCCTGACCTATATGGCAAAAGCCGGCTACGATCCCGAGGAGGCGCTTCAATTTTGGGAGCGGATGTCGAAGATCGAGAAAGAGAAAGCGCCCGAGTTTCTCTCCACCCATCCGAGCGACGAGACCCGTGTCGAGCAGATTGCCGAATGGATTCCGGAAGTGAAGGAGGA
- a CDS encoding DUF4124 domain-containing protein, whose amino-acid sequence MIFSKTMLILLLLLTPSKPSAMAGEIFRWLDEDGTPHFTNVPSRIPPAYREHAEVQPLPDLPVVKSIAPLVSVPRSANVDLNGHDERWWKKRIQEWRSRKGELIRQLTEAEKALGRLRFENKAVFFREAETNRLLREIEAMKQEIREAEEALQTALPEAARKAGAPPGWLR is encoded by the coding sequence ATGATATTCTCTAAAACCATGTTGATTCTGTTGCTGTTATTGACTCCATCCAAACCTTCGGCCATGGCGGGGGAGATCTTTCGATGGTTGGATGAAGACGGCACGCCACACTTTACCAACGTTCCTTCGAGAATCCCGCCGGCCTATCGGGAACATGCGGAGGTCCAGCCGCTTCCCGACCTGCCGGTGGTAAAATCGATCGCCCCCTTGGTATCCGTCCCACGTTCAGCGAATGTCGATCTGAACGGACATGATGAGCGTTGGTGGAAGAAGCGAATCCAAGAATGGCGGTCTCGAAAGGGTGAACTGATCAGGCAGCTGACGGAAGCGGAGAAAGCGCTCGGCCGGCTTCGATTCGAGAATAAGGCCGTTTTCTTCAGGGAGGCTGAAACCAACCGGCTTCTGCGGGAGATCGAAGCGATGAAACAGGAGATCCGGGAGGCCGAAGAGGCGCTTCAAACCGCGCTTCCGGAAGCGGCCAGAAAGGCCGGCGCACCGCCGGGATGGCTTCGATGA
- a CDS encoding Fur family transcriptional regulator, whose amino-acid sequence MKEEALLQEHIAKHHLKVTKERSAILRAFIEAERHVTAEELYRMMREKHASIGLATIYRTLNLFCECGLAEQRQFGDGHARYELTYNVNHHDHLVCTQCKKIIEFENMDIEKLQEKVAKAHRFTIYSHKLELYGLCSDCAKSNSSLRKGKDELHAVRSSRSE is encoded by the coding sequence ATGAAGGAAGAAGCACTGCTGCAAGAACATATCGCGAAGCATCATTTGAAGGTCACCAAAGAGCGAAGCGCCATTTTGCGCGCCTTCATCGAGGCGGAACGCCACGTTACCGCCGAAGAGTTATACCGAATGATGAGGGAGAAGCACGCCTCGATCGGGCTGGCGACGATCTACCGGACCCTTAATCTTTTCTGCGAATGCGGTTTGGCGGAGCAGCGGCAATTCGGAGACGGCCATGCCCGGTATGAACTGACCTACAACGTCAACCACCATGATCATCTGGTCTGCACCCAATGCAAGAAGATCATCGAATTCGAAAACATGGACATCGAGAAGCTCCAGGAGAAAGTGGCGAAGGCCCATCGCTTCACCATCTACAGCCATAAACTGGAGCTCTACGGACTCTGCTCCGATTGCGCCAAGTCGAACAGCTCCCTCCGGAAGGGAAAGGACGAGCTTCATGCCGTGCGATCTTCCCGATCCGAATAA
- a CDS encoding ABC transporter ATP-binding protein, translated as MTVIELAQITKTYPGGKMPAVYDVSFRVEKGEVLALLGPSGSGKTTLLRLIAGFEKPDQGNILLNGQEVSRPHQCLSPEKRGVGMVFQDYALFPHLTVEENVAFGLGGLSRELRRKRVQEVIDQVGLTPWVQRYPHELSGGQQQRVALARALAPNPIVLMLDEPFSNLDPDMRTQMRMEVAAILRRTGSTAILVTHDHEEAFAMADKVAVLNAGRLEQCDTPEMVYHIPSTPFIADFVGQADFIPGAIQNGKVLTEIGIFPNVSTFPDGAEVMVMIRPDDVDLLPQAEGAATVLGRQFKGSENRYIVALPSGQILHSSQHSLAVYADRTKVDLKLKVTHTVLFKRDDEFFKQGFHHPYGVKNA; from the coding sequence ATGACTGTCATCGAACTGGCTCAGATCACCAAGACATACCCGGGCGGGAAAATGCCGGCGGTCTACGATGTTTCTTTCAGGGTGGAGAAAGGAGAGGTGCTGGCGCTCTTGGGGCCGAGCGGCAGCGGCAAAACAACCCTTCTTCGCTTGATCGCCGGTTTTGAGAAGCCCGATCAGGGCAACATTCTCCTAAACGGCCAGGAAGTAAGCCGGCCGCATCAGTGCCTTTCTCCTGAAAAGCGGGGGGTCGGGATGGTCTTCCAGGACTATGCGCTCTTCCCGCATCTGACGGTGGAAGAGAACGTCGCCTTCGGGCTCGGCGGTTTGAGCCGGGAGCTTCGAAGGAAGCGGGTCCAAGAGGTCATCGATCAGGTCGGCCTGACCCCCTGGGTTCAACGCTACCCTCATGAGCTCTCCGGGGGGCAGCAGCAGCGGGTCGCCCTCGCGCGGGCGCTGGCGCCCAATCCGATCGTCTTGATGTTGGATGAGCCGTTCAGCAACCTCGATCCCGATATGCGAACCCAGATGCGGATGGAGGTGGCGGCGATTCTGCGCCGGACCGGGAGCACCGCCATCCTGGTGACGCACGATCATGAAGAGGCGTTCGCCATGGCCGATAAGGTCGCCGTCCTCAACGCGGGCCGTCTGGAGCAGTGCGATACCCCGGAGATGGTCTACCATATTCCGTCCACCCCTTTTATCGCCGATTTCGTCGGGCAGGCCGATTTTATCCCCGGGGCCATTCAGAACGGAAAGGTTCTCACCGAGATCGGGATCTTTCCGAACGTGTCGACCTTTCCCGACGGGGCGGAGGTGATGGTGATGATCCGTCCCGACGATGTCGATTTGCTCCCTCAGGCGGAGGGGGCGGCCACGGTTTTGGGCCGCCAATTCAAGGGATCGGAGAACCGCTACATCGTTGCCCTCCCCTCCGGGCAGATTCTTCATAGCAGCCAGCATTCCCTTGCGGTTTATGCCGACCGAACGAAAGTGGACCTTAAATTAAAGGTGACGCACACGGTTTTGTTTAAAAGGGACGATGAATTCTTTAAACAGGGGTTCCATCATCCATATGGAGTGAAAAATGCGTGA
- a CDS encoding ABC transporter permease yields the protein MMKPYVLKVPFERGVSFFQRAFLDRWQVATLSIAGLVLTPLGVVLFSVFSETNDVWLHFVQTSLVTLLANTFWLLLGVGVGTTFLGVSLAWLTAACDFPGRKWLDWALMLPLSLPPYVVAFVGIGLLDFTGPVQTQLRSWLGAEPLWFPKIRSTGGVIAVMTLTLYPYVYMLARNAFLTQGRRAIEAAQSLGQGRLRGFLHVALPMARPWIAGGLALVLMETLADFGTVSIFNYDTFTTAIYKAWFGLFSLSAAAQLASLLVLIVFIVLLIEQRSRSRRRFSHAGRSSVADRIPLRGGRGWLAFAYAISVLGIAFIIPVGQLSVWAFGVFQQDFDLRYLSFLGHSVFLGGAAALLTCAGALILVSANRLRNDLMTRTAVRVATLGYALPGSVLAVGIFIPLIWIDKQMIEWIQTLFGIEIGFILNGTLAAMLLAYLIRFLAVAHGAVDSAMNRITPSLDETARCLGVSGVPLLRRVYLPMLRGGLLTAALLVFVDVMKEMPITLMTRPFGWDTLSVRIFEMTSEGQWERAALPAVALVLAGFIPILLLSRYSNREP from the coding sequence ATGATGAAACCGTATGTATTGAAAGTCCCTTTCGAGCGGGGGGTAAGCTTCTTTCAGCGCGCCTTTCTCGATCGCTGGCAGGTTGCGACATTGTCTATTGCCGGTCTGGTCTTGACGCCGCTCGGGGTCGTCCTCTTTTCGGTCTTCTCGGAGACGAATGATGTCTGGCTTCACTTCGTTCAGACCAGTCTGGTCACACTTCTCGCCAATACCTTTTGGCTCCTTCTGGGCGTGGGGGTAGGGACCACCTTCCTTGGCGTGAGTCTGGCCTGGCTGACGGCGGCGTGCGATTTTCCAGGAAGAAAATGGCTCGATTGGGCCTTGATGCTCCCCCTCTCTCTCCCCCCTTATGTGGTCGCTTTTGTCGGCATCGGCCTGCTCGATTTTACCGGTCCGGTTCAAACGCAGTTGCGATCGTGGCTCGGCGCGGAGCCGCTTTGGTTCCCGAAGATCCGATCGACCGGAGGGGTCATCGCCGTGATGACCCTGACCCTCTATCCTTATGTTTACATGTTGGCCCGCAATGCTTTTCTGACACAGGGAAGACGCGCCATCGAGGCGGCGCAATCGCTCGGCCAGGGTCGGCTCCGAGGGTTTCTCCATGTGGCGCTGCCGATGGCGCGGCCCTGGATCGCAGGGGGGTTGGCGTTGGTTCTCATGGAGACCTTGGCCGACTTCGGCACGGTTTCCATTTTCAATTACGATACCTTTACGACGGCGATCTATAAGGCGTGGTTCGGACTCTTCTCTCTCTCCGCCGCCGCGCAACTCGCCTCGCTGCTGGTCTTGATTGTCTTCATCGTCTTGCTCATCGAGCAGCGCTCTCGCTCCCGTCGGCGGTTTTCTCACGCGGGACGGAGCAGCGTGGCCGATCGGATTCCACTCCGGGGCGGGCGAGGCTGGTTGGCCTTTGCTTATGCGATATCGGTCCTGGGGATCGCTTTTATCATTCCGGTCGGTCAGCTCTCGGTCTGGGCTTTCGGTGTATTTCAGCAAGATTTCGATCTCCGGTATCTTTCCTTTCTCGGCCATTCCGTTTTTTTGGGGGGAGCGGCGGCGCTGCTCACCTGCGCCGGCGCGCTGATTCTCGTTTCCGCAAATCGGCTGCGAAACGATTTGATGACGCGGACCGCTGTCCGGGTGGCGACCCTCGGTTATGCCCTCCCCGGATCGGTGCTCGCGGTCGGCATTTTTATTCCCCTCATCTGGATCGATAAGCAAATGATCGAATGGATCCAAACCCTTTTCGGAATAGAAATCGGATTTATCCTCAACGGCACGCTGGCCGCGATGCTCCTGGCTTACCTGATCCGCTTTCTGGCCGTCGCGCACGGCGCCGTCGACAGCGCCATGAACCGGATCACGCCCAGTTTGGATGAGACCGCGCGTTGCCTGGGTGTCAGCGGCGTTCCCCTGCTTCGAAGAGTTTATCTGCCGATGCTTCGCGGGGGGCTCCTCACGGCCGCCCTGTTGGTGTTTGTCGATGTGATGAAGGAGATGCCGATCACATTGATGACCCGTCCTTTCGGCTGGGATACGCTGTCGGTTCGGATTTTTGAGATGACCTCCGAGGGCCAATGGGAGCGGGCGGCCCTCCCCGCCGTCGCACTGGTCTTAGCCGGGTTCATCCCGATTTTGTTGTTAAGCCGATATTCCAACAGGGAACCGTAA